Proteins from a single region of Amycolatopsis sp. CA-230715:
- a CDS encoding LppU/SCO3897 family protein, with protein MRVAAVVLTCLVAVLGLAGCSGKNVAFATGDCLRGPLGSSQQDLVKVACGAGDALYKVESVAKPNRCPRDYDGRDISDGTSARKSTRMCLFMDLKPGTCIRLWDPAKSASDPVVVPCGPDALRVGQRLDGVSDQRKCPAGTSLTKTYPRNPVFTLCMEKPH; from the coding sequence GTGCGCGTTGCCGCGGTCGTGTTGACGTGCCTGGTCGCCGTGCTCGGCTTGGCGGGGTGCTCGGGCAAGAACGTCGCGTTCGCGACGGGGGACTGCCTGCGGGGACCGCTGGGCAGCAGCCAGCAGGACCTGGTCAAGGTCGCCTGCGGCGCCGGCGACGCGCTCTACAAGGTCGAATCGGTGGCCAAACCGAACCGGTGCCCGCGCGATTACGACGGGAGGGACATCTCGGACGGCACCAGTGCGCGGAAGTCCACCCGGATGTGCCTGTTCATGGATCTCAAACCCGGTACCTGCATTCGGCTGTGGGATCCGGCCAAATCGGCGAGCGATCCGGTCGTCGTGCCGTGCGGTCCCGACGCACTGCGCGTCGGACAGCGGCTCGACGGCGTTTCCGATCAGCGCAAGTGCCCCGCCGGTACCTCGTTGACCAAAACGTATCCGCGCAATCCCGTTTTCACCCTGTGCATGGAAAAACCGCATTAG
- a CDS encoding multidrug effflux MFS transporter has product MLILVLAGLSAVSPFATDMYAPGFPQIAGSFGTSGSAVQLSLTACLIGTAAGQVVLGPVSDATGRRRLLLAGSGLFTAFSVICAAAPSIVVFDIARLLQGFAGGAGLVIGRAVVTDRFTGAAAARQFATLGAIAMTAPVLAPVLGGLVLGASSWRMVFVALATAGLVLLAAIWAWVPESLPVERRRTGGVRTALFAMSGLLRRRELVGYLLVMGCGLAALFAYITGSPFVFEHGYDLSPTEYGFVFATNAVGTVLSSVAFGRLAGRVRTTTLLVAGVTVVAVSTATLVFLLVVGVDALATTWVCFFGLTSGFGFVLPAATTTVLALGGDSPGAASGLLGGAQFVLAAAAAPLPGLFGSTTALSTAVVVLAFVVLSALALGALARPRNSVAAPG; this is encoded by the coding sequence GTGCTCATCCTCGTCCTCGCCGGGCTTTCCGCGGTATCACCGTTCGCCACGGACATGTACGCGCCCGGTTTCCCCCAGATCGCCGGTTCCTTCGGCACCTCGGGCTCGGCCGTCCAGCTGTCACTGACGGCGTGCCTCATCGGGACCGCCGCCGGTCAGGTCGTGCTCGGGCCGGTCAGCGACGCGACGGGCAGGCGACGCCTGCTGCTGGCCGGTTCCGGGCTGTTCACCGCGTTCTCCGTGATCTGCGCGGCCGCCCCGTCCATCGTCGTGTTCGACATCGCCCGCCTACTGCAGGGATTCGCGGGCGGCGCGGGTCTCGTCATCGGGCGCGCGGTCGTCACCGACCGGTTCACCGGCGCCGCCGCCGCCCGCCAGTTCGCGACGCTGGGCGCGATCGCGATGACCGCGCCGGTGCTGGCGCCCGTGCTCGGCGGCCTCGTCCTCGGTGCGAGCTCGTGGCGCATGGTGTTCGTGGCGCTCGCCACGGCCGGGCTGGTGCTGCTGGCCGCGATCTGGGCGTGGGTCCCGGAATCGCTGCCCGTCGAGCGGCGGCGCACAGGAGGCGTGCGAACCGCGCTGTTCGCGATGAGCGGGCTGCTGCGCCGTCGCGAACTGGTCGGGTACCTCCTGGTCATGGGATGCGGTCTGGCCGCCCTGTTCGCCTACATCACCGGTTCGCCGTTCGTGTTCGAGCACGGCTACGACCTGTCCCCCACCGAATACGGCTTCGTCTTCGCCACGAACGCCGTCGGCACCGTGCTCTCCAGTGTCGCTTTTGGACGGTTGGCCGGGCGGGTGCGCACCACCACGCTGCTCGTCGCCGGTGTCACCGTTGTCGCCGTTTCCACGGCCACGCTGGTGTTCCTGCTCGTTGTCGGCGTCGACGCCCTCGCCACCACCTGGGTCTGCTTTTTCGGCCTCACCTCCGGATTCGGGTTCGTGCTCCCCGCGGCGACCACCACCGTCCTCGCGCTCGGCGGCGATTCACCCGGCGCGGCCTCGGGTCTGCTCGGTGGCGCGCAGTTCGTCCTCGCCGCCGCGGCGGCCCCGCTCCCCGGCTTGTTCGGAAGCACCACCGCGTTGTCCACGGCCGTGGTGGTACTCGCGTTCGTCGTACTGTCCGCGCTGGCGCTCGGCGCGCTCGCCCGGCCCCGGAATTCGGTTGCGGCGCCCGGATAA
- a CDS encoding DUF6924 domain-containing protein → MFGYRMWWRAGDSAEWEPGHRLLVRVGDGETVKPEQLSWSTADGALSTLGFAPDMSACYGHRAAGGDVVELRGELGDPPRDAGGRRYEFDAETDDGSAGRLRLLVDDGAETPLRWVAWRDRGGTCSVALRSAGPAGNADVTSLVREVWADAEHPGAGEVAANLVDGTRSKWFAPQDRASLEFEFPQPIAVDRYALTSANDADDRDPAVWILRGSVDGIRWRTLDSRAHQSFADRHQARTYRIAAPGSFTHYRLDILGTNGSPDVQLESVRFFADSTGFTGYRQRAGHDPVAYRGRRVEPESVGVAGESLPEELPARRLRRLSDCDTLRAGTELVSPSGRYALRYGPDGVPVVIERATHRFTWRAGDDDQHPAAGELRLSGGIQVELHSGGTWESSVCAADTGFLVVTDEGELELLDRLGVSVYNSGRGFVGPEPVFRDSAPVAEIALKRYLYRKDRKGAVAATVRRLPDGGLWATERNWSYPAADPSLARWLAQDGTVLTWRPLPGTTTGLCLVDDGGTPLWQANFPAVPTTPPPTEPHDHGGPAMGLGARLRLQSLTSPSGSHTLSHRSDGNLVLYCATSGGPVWTTGTDWLGASWVDLAPDGDLVLRTSCGAPVWRSGTADLGVARLAVRDDGSLVLLDAGGAVRWAVDGHALCTAPGRIPPRGAVLRRGQSLRHQSLTSSDGGTVLNHEPGHGVRLFGADGIQVWYADSGEDGAELALGEDGCLRVLDEDGAVLDHLAGPGDHLVVVPGGEIRLCAEDGTVVWREGHHVFDDPVTIGSRTVAPAALAALVNSPSTPIVRTDFSDPDAWETTWRDITEPREYWGDEVVLDATMITDPEFDGWTGEDLVSLLLSLVDDPDLVFVVDTAALTSPEHPVLVLEADPSHTRPRSFRATPDALVDVETQLSIGNMDWEDFSESVDSDGVLRVPTVD, encoded by the coding sequence GTGTTCGGGTATCGGATGTGGTGGCGTGCCGGGGATTCCGCGGAGTGGGAGCCGGGCCACCGGTTGCTGGTGCGCGTGGGCGACGGCGAAACCGTGAAGCCGGAGCAACTGTCGTGGAGCACCGCGGACGGCGCGCTGTCCACTCTCGGCTTCGCGCCGGACATGTCCGCGTGTTACGGCCACCGCGCCGCGGGCGGTGACGTGGTGGAGCTGCGGGGAGAACTCGGCGACCCGCCGCGGGACGCCGGTGGGCGCCGGTACGAGTTCGACGCGGAGACCGACGACGGATCGGCGGGGCGGCTGCGGCTGCTGGTCGACGACGGTGCCGAGACACCCCTGCGCTGGGTGGCCTGGCGCGACCGGGGCGGCACCTGCTCGGTGGCGCTGCGCTCGGCGGGCCCCGCCGGGAACGCGGACGTGACCAGTCTGGTGCGCGAGGTCTGGGCGGACGCCGAACACCCCGGCGCGGGCGAGGTGGCCGCGAACCTCGTCGACGGTACGCGCAGCAAGTGGTTCGCGCCCCAGGACCGGGCCTCGCTGGAATTCGAGTTCCCGCAACCGATCGCGGTGGACCGGTACGCGCTCACCTCGGCGAACGACGCGGACGATCGCGATCCGGCGGTGTGGATCCTGCGCGGCTCAGTGGACGGGATCCGGTGGCGGACCCTGGACTCCCGCGCGCACCAGTCGTTCGCCGACCGGCACCAGGCCAGGACGTACCGGATCGCCGCACCGGGGTCCTTCACCCACTACCGCCTCGACATCCTCGGCACCAACGGATCCCCTGACGTGCAACTGGAGTCCGTCCGGTTTTTCGCCGACAGCACCGGGTTCACCGGCTACCGGCAGCGCGCTGGCCACGACCCTGTCGCGTACCGGGGGCGTCGAGTCGAGCCCGAGTCCGTTGGCGTGGCGGGAGAATCGTTGCCGGAGGAGCTGCCCGCGAGGCGCCTGCGCCGACTGTCCGACTGCGACACGCTGCGAGCCGGGACCGAACTGGTCTCCCCGTCAGGGCGGTACGCGCTGCGGTACGGCCCCGACGGAGTCCCGGTCGTCATCGAGCGCGCCACGCACCGCTTCACCTGGCGAGCCGGTGACGATGATCAGCACCCAGCCGCGGGTGAACTCCGGCTCAGCGGCGGGATCCAGGTCGAACTCCACAGTGGAGGGACTTGGGAGTCGTCGGTATGCGCCGCGGACACGGGCTTTCTGGTGGTCACCGACGAAGGAGAACTGGAACTCCTCGATCGCCTCGGGGTGAGCGTCTACAACTCCGGGCGCGGATTCGTCGGCCCCGAACCGGTTTTCCGGGATTCCGCGCCGGTCGCCGAAATCGCGCTCAAGCGCTATCTGTACCGAAAGGACCGGAAAGGCGCGGTGGCGGCCACGGTCCGGCGCCTGCCGGACGGTGGGCTGTGGGCGACCGAGAGGAACTGGTCCTATCCCGCCGCGGACCCGTCGCTGGCGCGATGGCTCGCGCAGGACGGCACGGTGCTGACCTGGCGTCCGCTGCCGGGCACGACCACCGGTCTGTGCCTTGTGGACGATGGGGGAACCCCGCTGTGGCAAGCGAATTTTCCCGCCGTGCCCACGACGCCGCCTCCTACGGAGCCGCACGACCACGGCGGACCGGCGATGGGGCTGGGGGCGCGCCTCCGCCTCCAGTCACTGACCTCGCCGTCCGGCTCGCACACGCTCTCGCACCGCAGCGACGGCAACCTGGTGCTCTACTGCGCCACCTCGGGCGGTCCGGTGTGGACGACCGGCACGGACTGGCTCGGTGCCAGCTGGGTCGATCTCGCGCCCGACGGCGATCTGGTCCTGCGCACCTCGTGCGGCGCGCCGGTCTGGCGTTCGGGTACCGCCGACCTCGGCGTGGCGCGGCTGGCCGTCCGCGATGATGGTTCCCTGGTCCTGCTGGACGCCGGGGGAGCGGTCCGGTGGGCGGTGGACGGGCACGCGCTGTGCACCGCGCCGGGACGGATTCCGCCGCGCGGCGCGGTGCTCCGGCGCGGGCAGAGCCTCCGGCACCAGTCGCTGACCTCGTCTGACGGCGGCACCGTCCTGAACCACGAGCCGGGGCACGGGGTGCGCCTCTTCGGCGCGGACGGGATCCAGGTTTGGTACGCGGATTCGGGCGAAGACGGCGCCGAACTGGCGCTCGGCGAAGACGGGTGCCTTCGGGTCCTGGACGAGGACGGCGCGGTGCTCGATCACCTCGCCGGTCCTGGTGACCACCTCGTCGTCGTGCCAGGAGGCGAAATCCGGCTCTGCGCCGAGGACGGAACCGTGGTGTGGCGCGAAGGACATCACGTCTTCGACGATCCCGTCACGATCGGTTCCCGCACCGTCGCGCCCGCCGCGCTGGCGGCGCTGGTCAATTCACCGTCCACCCCGATCGTGCGCACCGACTTCTCCGATCCCGACGCATGGGAAACCACGTGGCGCGACATAACCGAACCCCGCGAGTACTGGGGTGACGAGGTAGTCCTCGACGCCACGATGATCACCGACCCGGAGTTCGACGGCTGGACAGGCGAAGACCTTGTCTCCTTGCTTCTGTCTCTTGTGGACGATCCGGAT
- a CDS encoding DUF3892 domain-containing protein: protein MARVLVEYTHKIGDDHRNPHQRIRGIGGNGSQGWYLGTAEVIADIRAGRNSYYVTDAGRQLDVVLASYAGVVYLKTTADGYAPNKLLGLPEPPVRLMH, encoded by the coding sequence ATGGCGCGAGTTCTTGTCGAATACACGCACAAGATCGGCGACGATCATCGCAATCCGCACCAACGGATCCGTGGCATCGGCGGGAATGGCAGCCAGGGCTGGTACCTCGGAACAGCCGAGGTGATCGCCGATATCAGAGCGGGCCGCAACAGCTACTACGTCACCGACGCGGGACGACAGCTCGACGTGGTCCTGGCTTCGTACGCGGGCGTCGTCTACCTCAAGACGACGGCGGACGGCTACGCGCCGAACAAGCTGCTCGGCCTCCCGGAACCGCCGGTCCGGTTGATGCACTGA
- a CDS encoding helix-turn-helix transcriptional regulator, producing MVRVHQLTGTVGSPEFTATHAAYYASIAESETSDGTVRHRLRPEIGDGTIEVTPLRNGIDIVRYDVAFTGGHRLGYAFPGDHFELEHCLDGRMRVDAADGGTGGLHAGSVALSPRCATEGVVEHGERYRAVSITGTWTGLTSYLGTLPDSLTSEQYLSGSAALRPAAGPLEEIFVHRRSSPGRLLFLESRLVAALAALVDGLTAAVPAVPELDEHELAALRRVPELLWQERHAPPTLAALARASSMSVRRLTTGFRALFGAPVLEHHRRRCLDRAAVLLVETDWPVAKIAHEVGYATASNFGYAFRRDRGTTPARFRRAHS from the coding sequence GTGGTCCGCGTTCACCAGCTCACCGGCACCGTCGGCTCCCCCGAATTCACCGCGACGCACGCGGCGTACTACGCGTCGATCGCGGAGAGCGAGACGAGTGACGGCACCGTCCGGCACCGCCTCCGCCCGGAAATCGGCGACGGCACCATCGAAGTGACGCCGCTGCGGAACGGGATCGACATCGTCCGCTACGACGTCGCGTTCACCGGTGGGCACCGGCTCGGCTACGCGTTTCCCGGCGACCACTTCGAACTGGAGCACTGCCTCGACGGACGCATGCGGGTCGACGCGGCCGACGGCGGCACCGGCGGGCTGCACGCGGGCTCGGTCGCACTGAGCCCCCGGTGCGCCACCGAAGGCGTCGTCGAGCACGGCGAACGCTACCGCGCGGTGTCGATCACCGGAACCTGGACGGGGCTGACCTCCTACCTCGGCACCCTCCCGGACAGCCTCACGAGCGAGCAGTACCTGAGCGGATCCGCCGCGCTGCGCCCGGCGGCCGGTCCGCTGGAAGAGATCTTCGTGCACCGGCGCTCGTCCCCCGGGCGCCTGCTGTTCCTGGAGTCACGGCTCGTGGCTGCCCTGGCGGCGCTCGTCGACGGACTCACGGCCGCCGTTCCCGCTGTCCCGGAACTCGACGAGCACGAACTGGCCGCGTTGCGGCGAGTCCCCGAACTGCTCTGGCAGGAACGCCACGCGCCGCCGACGCTGGCGGCGCTCGCCCGCGCGTCGTCGATGTCGGTCCGGCGCCTCACCACCGGATTCCGCGCACTGTTCGGCGCGCCGGTGCTGGAGCACCACCGACGGCGCTGTCTCGACCGGGCCGCGGTGCTGCTCGTCGAGACCGACTGGCCGGTGGCGAAGATCGCGCACGAGGTCGGCTACGCCACGGCCAGCAACTTCGGGTACGCCTTCCGCCGCGACCGGGGTACCACCCCGGCCCGGTTCAGGCGGGCGCACTCCTGA
- a CDS encoding OsmC family protein encodes MSLTDVIEGTEQAFTGNPAAAKASFTVEHALVPGAATAVDVRARDHVFSVDEPAALGGTDTAANPVEYALAALGSCQVITYQFWAAKLGIPLDSVKVTVDGDLDLHGFFGFADTRPGFTDVRVSVELTGPAERDRYVELKRQVDEHCPVLDLFRNPTPTSTDLLKP; translated from the coding sequence ATGTCGCTGACCGATGTCATCGAGGGAACCGAACAGGCCTTCACCGGAAACCCCGCCGCCGCCAAGGCGTCTTTCACCGTCGAGCACGCGCTCGTCCCCGGCGCCGCGACGGCGGTCGACGTCCGCGCGCGCGACCACGTCTTCTCCGTGGACGAGCCCGCCGCGCTCGGCGGGACGGACACCGCGGCGAACCCCGTCGAATACGCACTGGCCGCACTGGGCTCCTGCCAGGTGATCACGTACCAGTTCTGGGCCGCGAAGCTCGGCATCCCGCTCGACTCGGTGAAGGTCACCGTGGACGGCGACCTCGACCTGCACGGTTTCTTCGGGTTCGCCGACACCCGGCCCGGATTCACCGACGTGCGGGTGTCCGTCGAGCTGACCGGGCCCGCGGAGCGCGACCGCTACGTGGAGCTGAAGCGCCAGGTCGACGAGCACTGCCCGGTGCTGGACCTGTTCCGCAACCCCACGCCGACGAGCACGGATCTCCTCAAGCCGTAG